From one Paramormyrops kingsleyae isolate MSU_618 chromosome 1, PKINGS_0.4, whole genome shotgun sequence genomic stretch:
- the LOC111837863 gene encoding G-protein coupled receptor family C group 5 member B-like isoform X1 — MIAVLCGFLILSLVGSGFAVDEAPPRDCGTFLKRPYVAFCDLDVVWDVAVMTVASGAALASMILALVLLFCLRRITAPDRRSGVAPLLLLLAGILGLCGLSFAYLIKREKRLCIARRTTWGTLLAMCFGCLVSQGVRLQRLVQGALSPSGRALAGLAALLALVAPAWLLLNVMPEDLAACKYNSLDLGLICTYVLLLLLVALAGAACSLSGVQPQWRCNAAWLLATCLSSCLLWATWLTFYLYGNMALGLSSAWEDREQAVVLAVQAWLLLLVHAAPEAHACMHAAPQPSDPSDSAPSQAQPHLSEASLEEGISLSHWQSRENQGVSVNHSNSEMDTASCLCISIQTRNAVQFPGIQQLVHITRGVNSLYGGFPRRARSVSYLNIQ; from the exons A TGATTGCAGTCCTTTGTGGTTTCCTCATCCTCTCTCTGGTGGGCAGCGGCTTCGCTGTGGATGAAGCTCCTCCTCGTGACTGCGGCACCTTCTTGAAGAGGCCCTACGTGgccttttgtgacctggatgtGGTGTGGGACGTGGCAGTGATGACGGTGGCGAGTGGGGCAGCCCTGGCATCGATGATCCTGGCCCTCGTGCTGCTGTTCTGTCTGCGCCGCATCACAGCGCCCGACCGGCGCAGCGGGGTGGCGCCACTGCTTCTGCTCCTCGCCGGCATCCTCGGGCTCTGTGGCCTCAGCTTTGCTTACCTCATCAAGCGTGAAAAGCGTCTTTGTATTGCGCGCCGCACCACCTGGGGCACGCTGCTCGCCATGTGCTTCGGATGCCTGGTGTCGCAGGGTGTGCGACTGCAGCGGTTGGTGCAGGGTGCCCTTAGCCCCAGTGGCAGGGCCCTGGCAGGGTTGGCGGCCCTTTTGGCTCTGGTGGCTCCTGCATGGCTGCTGCTGAATGTGATGCCTGAGGACCTTGCGGCTTGCAAGTACAATTCACTGGACTTGGGGTTGATCTGCACCTACGTGCTGCTCCTGCTGCTAGTGGCACTGGCTGGTGCAGCCTGCAGCCTGTCTGGGGTGCAGCCGCAGTGGCGATGCAACGCTGCTTGGCTGCTCGCCACCTGCCTCAGCTCCTGCCTGTTGTGGGCCACCTGGCTCACATTCTACCTTTATGGCAATATGGCGCTTGGCTTGTCCTCCGCCTGGGAAGATAGGGAGCAGGCAGTGGTGTTGGCGGTGCAGGCCTGGCTGCTACTGCTGGTCCACGCTGCCCCCGAGGCCCACGCCTGCATGCATGCAGCCCCGCAGCCCTCGGACCCCTCCGACTCTGCCCCCTCGCAGGCTCAACCCCACCTGAGTGAGGCCAGCCTTGAAGAGGGCATTTCCCTGTCCCACTGGCAGTCTAGAGAGAACCAGGGCGTCTCAGTTAACCACAGCAATTCAG AAATGGACACAGCTAGCTGCCTCTGCATATCCATCCAGACTCGGAACGCAGTGCAATTTCCTGGGATTCAGCAGCTGGTTCATATCACCAGGGGTGTAAATTCGCTGTACGGTGGTTTCCCCAGAAGAGCACGGTCGGTTTCATACCTAAACATCCAATGA
- the LOC111837863 gene encoding G-protein coupled receptor family C group 5 member B-like isoform X3 has translation MTVASGAALASMILALVLLFCLRRITAPDRRSGVAPLLLLLAGILGLCGLSFAYLIKREKRLCIARRTTWGTLLAMCFGCLVSQGVRLQRLVQGALSPSGRALAGLAALLALVAPAWLLLNVMPEDLAACKYNSLDLGLICTYVLLLLLVALAGAACSLSGVQPQWRCNAAWLLATCLSSCLLWATWLTFYLYGNMALGLSSAWEDREQAVVLAVQAWLLLLVHAAPEAHACMHAAPQPSDPSDSAPSQAQPHLSEASLEEGISLSHWQSRENQGVSVNHSNSEMDTASCLCISIQTRNAVQFPGIQQLVHITRGVNSLYGGFPRRARSVSYLNIQ, from the exons ATGACGGTGGCGAGTGGGGCAGCCCTGGCATCGATGATCCTGGCCCTCGTGCTGCTGTTCTGTCTGCGCCGCATCACAGCGCCCGACCGGCGCAGCGGGGTGGCGCCACTGCTTCTGCTCCTCGCCGGCATCCTCGGGCTCTGTGGCCTCAGCTTTGCTTACCTCATCAAGCGTGAAAAGCGTCTTTGTATTGCGCGCCGCACCACCTGGGGCACGCTGCTCGCCATGTGCTTCGGATGCCTGGTGTCGCAGGGTGTGCGACTGCAGCGGTTGGTGCAGGGTGCCCTTAGCCCCAGTGGCAGGGCCCTGGCAGGGTTGGCGGCCCTTTTGGCTCTGGTGGCTCCTGCATGGCTGCTGCTGAATGTGATGCCTGAGGACCTTGCGGCTTGCAAGTACAATTCACTGGACTTGGGGTTGATCTGCACCTACGTGCTGCTCCTGCTGCTAGTGGCACTGGCTGGTGCAGCCTGCAGCCTGTCTGGGGTGCAGCCGCAGTGGCGATGCAACGCTGCTTGGCTGCTCGCCACCTGCCTCAGCTCCTGCCTGTTGTGGGCCACCTGGCTCACATTCTACCTTTATGGCAATATGGCGCTTGGCTTGTCCTCCGCCTGGGAAGATAGGGAGCAGGCAGTGGTGTTGGCGGTGCAGGCCTGGCTGCTACTGCTGGTCCACGCTGCCCCCGAGGCCCACGCCTGCATGCATGCAGCCCCGCAGCCCTCGGACCCCTCCGACTCTGCCCCCTCGCAGGCTCAACCCCACCTGAGTGAGGCCAGCCTTGAAGAGGGCATTTCCCTGTCCCACTGGCAGTCTAGAGAGAACCAGGGCGTCTCAGTTAACCACAGCAATTCAG AAATGGACACAGCTAGCTGCCTCTGCATATCCATCCAGACTCGGAACGCAGTGCAATTTCCTGGGATTCAGCAGCTGGTTCATATCACCAGGGGTGTAAATTCGCTGTACGGTGGTTTCCCCAGAAGAGCACGGTCGGTTTCATACCTAAACATCCAATGA
- the LOC111837863 gene encoding G-protein coupled receptor family C group 5 member B-like isoform X2, with translation MIAVLCGFLILSLVGSGFAVDEAPPRDCGTFLKRPYVAFCDLDVVWDVAVMTVASGAALASMILALVLLFCLRRITAPDRRSGVAPLLLLLAGILGLCGLSFAYLIKREKRLCIARRTTWGTLLAMCFGCLVSQGVRLQRLVQGALSPSGRALAGLAALLALVAPAWLLLNVMPEDLAACKYNSLDLGLICTYVLLLLLVALAGAACSLSGVQPQWRCNAAWLLATCLSSCLLWATWLTFYLYGNMALGLSSAWEDREQAVVLAVQAWLLLLVHAAPEAHACMHAAPQPSDPSDSAPSQAQPHLSEASLEEGISLSHWQSRENQGVSVNHSNSGTSGSQWNSSLGTGPSTVFPSSHDQPTDIVILN, from the exons A TGATTGCAGTCCTTTGTGGTTTCCTCATCCTCTCTCTGGTGGGCAGCGGCTTCGCTGTGGATGAAGCTCCTCCTCGTGACTGCGGCACCTTCTTGAAGAGGCCCTACGTGgccttttgtgacctggatgtGGTGTGGGACGTGGCAGTGATGACGGTGGCGAGTGGGGCAGCCCTGGCATCGATGATCCTGGCCCTCGTGCTGCTGTTCTGTCTGCGCCGCATCACAGCGCCCGACCGGCGCAGCGGGGTGGCGCCACTGCTTCTGCTCCTCGCCGGCATCCTCGGGCTCTGTGGCCTCAGCTTTGCTTACCTCATCAAGCGTGAAAAGCGTCTTTGTATTGCGCGCCGCACCACCTGGGGCACGCTGCTCGCCATGTGCTTCGGATGCCTGGTGTCGCAGGGTGTGCGACTGCAGCGGTTGGTGCAGGGTGCCCTTAGCCCCAGTGGCAGGGCCCTGGCAGGGTTGGCGGCCCTTTTGGCTCTGGTGGCTCCTGCATGGCTGCTGCTGAATGTGATGCCTGAGGACCTTGCGGCTTGCAAGTACAATTCACTGGACTTGGGGTTGATCTGCACCTACGTGCTGCTCCTGCTGCTAGTGGCACTGGCTGGTGCAGCCTGCAGCCTGTCTGGGGTGCAGCCGCAGTGGCGATGCAACGCTGCTTGGCTGCTCGCCACCTGCCTCAGCTCCTGCCTGTTGTGGGCCACCTGGCTCACATTCTACCTTTATGGCAATATGGCGCTTGGCTTGTCCTCCGCCTGGGAAGATAGGGAGCAGGCAGTGGTGTTGGCGGTGCAGGCCTGGCTGCTACTGCTGGTCCACGCTGCCCCCGAGGCCCACGCCTGCATGCATGCAGCCCCGCAGCCCTCGGACCCCTCCGACTCTGCCCCCTCGCAGGCTCAACCCCACCTGAGTGAGGCCAGCCTTGAAGAGGGCATTTCCCTGTCCCACTGGCAGTCTAGAGAGAACCAGGGCGTCTCAGTTAACCACAGCAATTCAG GTACTTCTGGAAGTCAGTGGAACAGCAGCTTAGGAACAGGGCCCAGCACTGTCTTCCCCAGCAGCCACGACCAGCCTACTGATATCGTAATCCTGAACTAG